The uncultured Cohaesibacter sp. genomic sequence TTCGGGTCGGGCTATGCCCGGCACTGCAGCCAGACAGCAGGCACGAAAAAGCCCGGACTGGGCGCAGGCGTGGTGCCGCATCTCCTGTCCGGGCTTCTTGATTGTGCGATTTAGAGGTCGGCTGCGACCTTCATCGAGACGATACTGTCGGGATCCTGAACCGGTTCGCCGCGCTTGATCTTGTCGATGTTTTCCATCCCGTCGATGACCTGCCCCCAGTAGGTATACTGGTTGTCGAGCCAAGGAGCGGTGTCAAAGCAGATGAAGAACTGGCTGTTGGCGGAGTTCGGATCCATCGCGCGGGCCATGGAGCAGGACCCGCGAACATGTTTGGTCGGGTTGAACTCGGCTTTCAGGTTCGGCTTGTCGGAGCCGCCGGTGCCGGTGCCATGGGGGCAGCCGACCTGAGCCATGAAGCCGTCGATCACGCGGTGGAAGACGATGCCGTCATAAAAGCCTTCGCGTGACAGTTCCTTGAGGCGCTCACAGTGAGCCGGTGCGAGGTCCGGGCGCAGTTCGATAACAACCTTGCCTTTGGTGGTCTCCATTACGAGCGTATTTTCGGGATCTTTGATCTC encodes the following:
- a CDS encoding peptidylprolyl isomerase, whose product is MAEIKDPENTLVMETTKGKVVIELRPDLAPAHCERLKELSREGFYDGIVFHRVIDGFMAQVGCPHGTGTGGSDKPNLKAEFNPTKHVRGSCSMARAMDPNSANSQFFICFDTAPWLDNQYTYWGQVIDGMENIDKIKRGEPVQDPDSIVSMKVAADL